In Nitrospirota bacterium, a single window of DNA contains:
- a CDS encoding DUF2905 domain-containing protein — MARSLIVLGFVLAGVGVIFLFAEKFPDKIGWLGKLPGDIYVEKKDFKFYFPLTTSILISLILTLVFWFFGKR, encoded by the coding sequence ATGGCAAGAAGTTTAATTGTTTTAGGATTCGTGTTGGCGGGAGTTGGCGTTATTTTTCTCTTTGCAGAGAAGTTTCCCGATAAAATTGGCTGGCTGGGAAAGCTTCCGGGCGATATTTACGTTGAAAAAAAAGATTTTAAATTTTATTTTCCGCTGACAACCTCCATTTTAATCAGTTTAATCTTAACCCTGGTTTTCTGGTTCTTTGGAAAAAGATGA